From one Lemur catta isolate mLemCat1 chromosome 5, mLemCat1.pri, whole genome shotgun sequence genomic stretch:
- the LOC123637882 gene encoding protocadherin beta-17 yields MESPLPKAPAKRQVTAIIFLLLLWEAGSATIKYSLLEERDSGFFVANLAEDLGLSVGELAARGARILSKGNRQHLQLEQKSGDLLLKERLDREELCSDTDPCILHFQVLLKNPVQLIQGELQVQDVNDHAPEFLENEILLKIPESSHPGTPYPLNIAQDLDVGSNTVQNYVISTDSHFYLFTRNHSDGRKYPELVLDKALDREEQPEIRLTLTAIDGGSPPRTGTSQVLIMILDINDNAPEFAQRLYEVQVPENSPIGSLVITVSARDLDAGTHGELSYSFFQSSNQVIQAFEVNTITGEIRLKKVLDFEEIQSYRMEIEAADGGGLSGKCTVAIEVMDVNDNAPELTMSLLISDIPENSPETVVAIFRISDPDSGDNGKMICSIEDHLPFLLKPNVENFYTLVTEGSLNRETRAQYNITITVTDLGTPRLKTEHSITVLISDVNDNAPAFTQTSYALFVNENNSPALHIGSVSATDRDSGTNAQVTYSLLPHQDPHLPLASLVSINADNGHLFALRSLDYEALQAFEFRVGATDRGSPALSSEALVRVVVVDDNDNSPFVLYPLQNGSAPCTELVPRAAEAGYLVTKVVAVDGDSGQNAWLSFQLLKATEPGLFGVWAHNGEVRTARRLSERDAAKHRLVVLVKDNGEPPLSATVTLHVLLVDGFSQPYLLLPEAAPDQAQADSLTVYLVIALASVSSLFLFSLLLFVAVRLCRRNRAASGGRCSVPEGHFSGHLMDLSSTGTLSQNYQHEVYLAESSETSQFKFLKPIFPNFLDEGIGRDM; encoded by the coding sequence TGCTACCATTAAGTATTCCCTTCTAGAAGAGAGAGACAGCGGCTTTTTTGTGGCCAACCTAGCAGAAGATCTGGGGCTGAGTGTAGGGGAGCTGGCTGCGCGAGGAGCCCGGATTCTTTCCAAAGGGAACAGACAGCATTTGCAACTCGAACAGAAGAGTGGGGATTTGCTCCTAAAAGAAAGATTGGACCGGGAGGAGTTGTGCAGTGACACGGATCCATGTATATTGCATTTCCAGGTATTACTGAAAAATCCAGTGCAGCTTATTCAAGGCGAACTACAGGTCCAAGATGTAAATGACCATGCCCCAGAATTCTTGGAAAATGAAATACTCCTAAAAATCCCTGAAAGCAGCCATCCAGGGACTCCGTATCCTTTGAATATAGCTCAAGATTTGGATGTAGGTAGCAACACAGTTCAGAACTATGTAATTAGCACCGACTCCCATTTCTACCTTTTCACCCGCAATCACAGCGATGGCAGGAAATACCCAGAGCTGGTGCTGGACAAAGCCCTGGACCGAGAGGAGCAGCCTGAGATCAGGTTAACCCTCACCGCCATAGATGGCGGGTCACCGCCCAGGACCGGGACTTCCCAGGTTCTCATCATGATCCTGGACATCAATGACAATGCCCCTGAATTTGCTCAGAGGCTCTATGAGGTGCAGGTTCCTGAGAACAGCCCTATAGGTTCCCTTGTCATCACTGTCTCTGCTAGAGATTTAGATGCTGGGACCCATGGGGAGCTCTCCTACTCATTTTTTCAATCCTCAAATCAAGTCATTCAGGCCTTTGAAGTAAACACAATCACAGGAGAAATCAGATTAAAAAAAGTGTTGGATTTTGAGGAAATTCAATCTTACCGTATGGAAATTGAGGCGGCAGATGGTGGGGGTCTTTCAGGAAAATGCACCGTAGCCATAGAAGTGATGGATGTGAACGACAACGCCCCTGAACTGACCATGTCTTTACTCATCAGTGATATCCCAGAAAACTCCCCAGAAACTGTGGTTGCTATTTTCAGAATTTCAGATCCAGACTCCGGGGACAATGGAAAAATGATATGTTCCATCGAAGACCATCTCCCCTTCCTTCTAAAACCTAACGTAGAAAATTTCTATACCTTGGTAACTGAAGGGTCGCTGAACAGAGAAACGAGAGCCCAGTACAACATTACCATCACCGTCACCGACTTGGGGACACCCAGGCTAAAAACTGAGCACAGCATAACCGTGCTGATCTCCGACGTCAATGACAACGCCCCGGCCTTCACCCAAACCTCCTATGCTCTGTTCGTGAACGAGAACAACAGCCCCGCCCTGCACATAGGCAGCGTCAGCGCCACAGACAGAGACTCAGGCACCAACGCCCAGGTCACCTACTCACTGCTGCCACACCAGGACCCACACCTGCCCCTCGCCTCCCTGGTCTCCATCAACGCGGACAACGGGCACCTGTTCGCCCTCAGGTCGCTGGACTACGAGGCCCTGCAGGCGTTCGAGTTCCGCGTGGGCGCCACAGACCGAGGCTCCCCTGCGCTGAGCAGCGAGGCGCTGGTGCGCGTGGTGGTGGTGGACGACAACGACAACTCGCCCTTCGTGCTGTACCCGCTGCAGAACGGCTCTGCGCCCTGCACCGAGCTGGTGCCCAGGGCGGCAGAGGCTGGCTACCTGGTGACCAAGGTGGTGGCGGTGGACGGAGACTCGGGCCAGAACGCCTGGCTGTCGTTCCAGCTGCTCAAGGCCACGGAGCCCGGGCTGTTCGGCGTGTGGGCGCACAATGGCGAGGTGCGCACCGCCAGGCGGCTGAGCGAGCGCGACGCGGCCAAGCACAGGCTGGTGGTGCTGGTGAAGGACAATGGCGAGCCTCCGCTGTCTGCCACCGTCACGCTGCACGTGCTCCTGGTGGATGGCTTCTCCCAGCCCTACCTGCTGCTCCCGGAAGCGGCCCCGGACCAGGCCCAGGCCGACTCGCTCACCGTCTACTTGGTCATCGCCTTGGCCTCTGTGTCCTCGCTCTTCCTCTTCTCGTTGCTGCTGTTCGTGGCGGTGCGGCTGTGCAGGAGGAACAGGGCGGCCTCGGGGGGTCGCTGCTCAGTGCCTGAGGGCCACTTTTCTGGCCATCTGATGGATCTCAGCAGCACCGGGACCCTGTCTCAGAATTATCAGCATGAAGTTTACCTGGCAGAAAGCTCTGAGACAAGCCAGTTCAAGTTTCTTAAACCAATATTCCCCAACTTCTTGGATGAAGGGATTGGTAGGGACATGTAG
- the PCDHB7 gene encoding protocadherin beta-7, which yields MEASMERAVQKRQVLYLCVFLGMSWASAEPLQYFVAEETERGSFLTNLASDLGLGAGELSARGSRIVSDQSIQFLLLNLLTGDLLLNEKLDREELCGPTEPCVLPFQLLLEKPFQIFRAELWVRDINDHSPVFLDTEIPLKILESTTPGAAFLLESAQDSDVGKNSLSNYTISPNTYFHINVRDSGEGNIYPELVLDQVLDREEIPELSLTLTALDGGSPPRSGTALVRILVVDINDNAPEFVQSLYKVQMPEDSPIGSRVVAVSARDLDTGSNGEIFYAFFYATERIIKTFQINSTSGNLHLKAELNYEAIQTYTLTIQAKDGGGLSGKCTVVVEVTDINDNPPELLMSSFTSPIAENSPETVVAVFRIRDKDSGNNGKMVCSIQGDLPFVLKPSVENFYTLMTEKPLDRERNTEYNITITVTDLGTPKLKTEHSIIVLVSDVNDNAPAFTQTSYTLLVPENNSPALHIGSVSATDRDSGTNAQVTYSLLPPQDPHLPLVSLVSINTDNGHLFALRSLDYEALQAFEFRVGATDRGSPALSSEALVRVVVVDDNDNSPFVLYPLQNGSAPCTELVPRAAEAGYLVTKVVAVDGDSGQNAWLSFQLLKATEPGLFGVWAHNGEVRTARPLSERDAAKHRLVVLVKDNGEPPLSATVTLHVLLVDGFSQPYLPLPEAAPDQAQADLLTVYLVIALASVSSLFLFSVLLFVAVRLCRRNRAASGGRCSVPEGHFLGHLVDVSGTGSLSQSYQYEVCLMGGSGTTSEFKFLKPMIPNLLPQSTRKEVEENPSFRNNVGF from the coding sequence ATGGAGGCCAGCATGGAGCGTGCCGTGCAGAAAAGGCAAGTTCTATATCTTTGTGTATTTCTGGGAATGTCTTGGGCTAGCGCGGAACCGCTCCAGTATTTCGTGGCGGAGGAAACTGAGAGAGGCAGTTTTCTCACCAACCTAGCAAGTGACCTAGGGTTGGGGGCGGGGGAACTGTCAGCCCGAGGATCTAGAATTGTTTCAGACCAGAGCATACAATTTTTACTGCTCAATCTGCTTACTGGTGATTTACTTCTAAATGAGAAATTGGACCGAGAGGAACTGTGCGGCCCCACAGAGCCCTGTGTGCTGCCTTTCCAGTTGTTACTGGAAAAGCCTTTTCAGATTTTCCGTGCTGAACTATGGGTCAGAGATATCAACGATCATTCGCCAGTATTTCTAGATACAGAGATTCCcttgaaaatattagaaagtaCCACTCCAGGGGCAGCATTTCTTCTAGAAAGTGCACAGGATTCGGATGTTGGAAAAAACAGCCTGAGTAACTACACCATCAGCCCTAATACCTATTTCCATATTAATGTCCGTGATAGCGGGGAGGGGAATATCTATCCGGAATTGGTATTGGATCAAGTACTGGATCGTGAAGAGATACCTGAGCTAAGTTTAACCCTCACGGCCCTGGATGGCGGCTCTCCGCCCAGATCTGGGACCGCCCTGGTGCGCATCCTGGTGGTAGACATAAACGACAACGCCCCTGAATTTGTGCAGTCTCTCTACAAGGTGCAAATGCCCGAGGACAGCCCGATTGGCTCCAGGGTTGTCGCGGTGTCCGCTAGAGATTTAGATACCGGAAGTAATGGGGAAATATTCTATGCATTTTTCTATGCCACTGAAAGAATTATCAAAACGTTTCAAATCAACTCAACATCTGGCAATCTGCATCTTAAAGCCGAATTGAACTATGAGGCAATTCAGACTTACACATTAACTATTCAGGCCAAAGACGGCGGAGGGCTTTCTGGAAAATGTACTGTGGTGGTTGAGGTAACAGATATAAATGATAATCCGCCAGAGCTGCTTATGTCATCATTTACTAGTCCAATTGCAGAAAACTCTCCTGAGACAGTGGTTGCTGTTTTTAGGATTAGAGACAAAGATTCAGGGAACAATGGAAAGATGGTGTGCTCCATCCAGGGCGATCTCCCCTTCGTCCTGAAACCATCCGTGGAGAATTTCTATACTCTAATGACAGAGAAACCTTTGGATCGAGAAAGAAACACTGAGTACAACATTACCATCACCGTCACCGACTTGGGGACCCCCAAGCTAAAAACTGAGCACAGCATAATCGTGCTGGTCTCCGACGTCAATGACAACGCCCCTGCCTTCACCCAAACCTCTTACACCCTGTTGGTCCCTGAGAACAACAGCCCCGCCCTGCACATAGGCAGCGTCAGCGCCACAGACAGAGACTCAGGCACCAACGCCCAGGTCACCTACTCACTGCTGCCGCCCCAGGACCCGCACCTGCCCCTCGTCTCCCTGGTCTCCATCAACACAGACAACGGGCACCTGTTCGCCCTCAGGTCGCTGGACTACGAGGCCCTGCAGGCGTTCGAGTTCCGCGTGGGCGCCACAGACCGAGGCTCCCCTGCGCTGAGCAGCGAGGCGCTGGTGCGCGTGGTGGTGGTGGACGACAACGACAACTCGCCCTTCGTGCTGTACCCGCTGCAGAACGGCTCTGCGCCCTGCACCGAGCTGGTGCCCAGGGCGGCAGAGGCCGGCTACCTGGTGACCAAGGTGGTGGCGGTGGACGGCGACTCGGGCCAGAACGCCTGGCTGTCGTTCCAGCTGCTCAAGGCCACGGAGCCCGGGCTGTTCGGCGTGTGGGCGCACAATGGCGAGGTGCGCACCGCCAGGCCGCTGAGCGAGCGCGACGCGGCCAAGCACAGGCTGGTGGTGCTGGTGAAGGACAATGGCGAGCCTCCGCTGTCTGCCACCGTCACGCTGCACGTGCTCCTGGTGGATGGCTTCTCCCAGCCCTACCTGCCGCTCCCGGAAGCGGCCCCGGACCAGGCCCAGGCCGACTTGCTCACCGTCTACTTGGTCATCGCCTTGGCCTCTGTGTCCTCGCTCTTCCTCTTCTCGGTGCTGCTGTTCGTGGCGGTGCGGCTGTGCAGGAGGAACAGGGCGGCCTCGGGAGGTCGTTGCTCAGTTCCTGAGGGCCACTTTCTGGGTCATCTGGTGGACGTCAGCGGCACCGGGAGCCTATCTCAGAGTTACCAGTATGAGGTATGTCTGATGGGAGGCTCGGGAACCACCAGTGAGTTCAAGTTCCTGAAACCAATGATTCCCAACCTCTTACCCCAGAGCACAAGGAAGGAAGTGGAAGAAAATCCCTCATTTCGGAATAATGTGGGcttctga
- the LOC123637884 gene encoding protocadherin beta-13 → MEPSGKLICRQRQVLFSFLLLLVLTVAGAAELRRYSVLEETEGSFFVTNLAKDLGLGQRELSRRGVRVVSKGNKLHLQLDQETGDLLLNEKLDREELCRRTEPCVLRFQVLLESPLEFFQAELQVVDINDHSPVFLDKEMLLQVSENSPPGTTFPLKNAQDVDVGRNNIENYIISPNSHFRVLTQKRSDGRKYPELVLDKALDREEEPELRLTLTALDGGSPPRSGTAQVYIQVLDINDNAPEFEQPFYRVQIPEDSPIGFLVVTVSATDVDIGINGEISYSLFQASEEISNTFRINPLTGEIQLKKQVDFETIQSYEVNIEARDGGSFSGKCTVLIQVMDVNDHAPEVTMSAFTSLVPENLPETVVAVFSVSDLDSEENGKISCSIQDDLPFFLKSSLENFYTLLTERPLDRERRAEYNITIIVTDLGTPRLKTQLNITLLVSDVNDNAPAFTQTSYTLFVRENNSPALHIGSVSATDRDSGTNAQVTYSLLPPDDPHLPLASLVSINADNGHLFALRSVDYEALQAFEFRVGATDRGSPALSSEALVRVVVVDDNDNSPFVLYPLQNGSAPCTELVPRAAEAGYLVTKVVAVDGDSGQNAWLSFQLLKATEPGLFGVWAHNGEVRIARPLSERDAAKHRLVVLVKDNGEPPLSATVTLHVLLVDGFSQPYLPLPEAAPDQAQADSLTVYLVIALASVSSLFLFSVLLFVAVRLCRRNRAALGGRCSVPEGHFPGHLVDVSGTGTLSQSYQYEVCLTRGSGTKEFKFLKPILSNFQGHSPGSEIQESSNFTNDFGFNIQLK, encoded by the coding sequence ATGGAGCCCAGCGGGAAGCTCATTTGCAGACAAAGGCAAgtcctgttttcctttcttctccttttggtCTTAACCGTGGCGGGCGCGGCGGAGCTTAGGCGCTATTCTGTGTTGGAGGAAACTGAAGGCAGTTTCTTTGTAACCAATTTAGCAAAGGACCTGGGTCTGGGGCAGAGGGAACTCTCTAGGCGGGGGGTTAGGGTCGTTTCCAAAGGCAACAAACTACATCTGCAGCTTGATCAGGAGACAGGAGATTTGTTGCTAAATGAGAAACTGGACCGCGAGGAACTGTGCCGTCGCACAGAGCCCTGTGTGTTACGTTTCCAGGTGTTGCTAGAGAGTCCCTTAGAATTTTTTCAAGCTGAGCTACAAGTGGTAGACATAAATGATCACTCTCCAGTATTCCTGGACAAAGAAATGTTGCTACAAGTATCAGAGAACAGTCCTCCTGGGACTACATTTCCCCTGAAGAACGCTCAAGACGTGGATGTAGGCCGAAATAATATCGAGAACTATATAATCAGTCCCAACTCCCATTTTCGAGTCCTTACCCAGAAACGCAGCGATGGCAGGAAATATCCAGAGCTGGTGCTGGACAAAGCTTTGGATCGCGAGGAGGAACCTGAGCTCAGGTTAACCCTCACAGCACTGGATGGTGGCTCTCCGCCACGGTCTGGCACCGCTCAGGTCTACATCCAAGTCTTGGATATCAATGACAACGCTCCTGAATTTGAGCAGCCTTTCTATAGGGTGCAGATCCCTGAAGACAGTCCGATAGGATTCCTGGTTGTCACCGTCTCTGCTACGGATGTAGACATAGGAATCAATGGAGAAATTTCCTACTCACTTTTCCAAGCTTCAGAAGAGATTAGCAACACCTTTAGGATCAATCCCTTGACAGGAGAAATTCAGCTAAAAAAACAAGTTGATTTTGAAACAATTCAGTCCTACGAAGTCAATATCGAGGCGAGAGATGGTGGAAGCTTTTCTGGAAAATGCACTGTTCTGATTCAAGTTATGGACGTGAACGATCATGCCCCAGAGGTTACCATGTCTGCCTTTACCAGTCTGGTACCTGAGAACTTGCCTGAGACTGTGGTTGCAGTTTTCAGTGTTTCAGATCTTGATTCGgaagaaaatggcaaaataagTTGCTCTATTCAGGACGATCTACCCTTCTTCCTGAAATCTTCTCTGGAAAACTTTTACACCCTACTAACAGAGAGACCTctggacagagagaggagagccGAATACAACATTACCATCATAGTCACTGACTTGGGGACACCCAGGCTGAAAACACAGCTCAACATAACCCTGCTGGTCTCCGACGTCAATGACAACGCCCCTGCCTTCACCCAAACCTCCTACACTCTGTTCGTGCGCGAGAACAACAGCCCCGCCCTGCACATCGGCAGCGTCAGCGCCACTGACAGAGACTCAGGCACCAACGCCCAGGTCACCTACTCGCTCCTGCCGCCCGATGACCCGCATCTGCCCCTCGCCTCCCTGGTCTCCATCAACGCGGACAACGGGCACCTGTTCGCCCTCAGGTCGGTGGACTACGAGGCCCTGCAGGCTTTCGAGTTCCGCGTGGGCGCCACAGACCGAGGCTCCCCTGCGCTGAGCAGCGAGGCGCTGGTGCGCGTGGTGGTGGTGGACGACAACGACAACTCGCCCTTCGTGCTGTACCCGCTGCAGAACGGCTCTGCGCCCTGCACCGAGCTGGTGCCCAGGGCGGCAGAGGCCGGCTACCTGGTGACCAAGGTGGTGGCGGTGGACGGAGACTCGGGCCAGAACGCTTGGCTGTCGTTCCAGCTGCTCAAGGCCACGGAGCCCGGGCTGTTCGGCGTGTGGGCGCACAATGGCGAGGTGCGCATCGCCAGGCCGCTGAGCGAGCGCGACGCGGCCAAGCACAGGCTGGTGGTGCTGGTGAAGGACAATGGCGAGCCTCCGCTGTCTGCCACCGTCACGCTGCACGTGCTCCTGGTGGATGGCTTCTCCCAGCCCTACCTGCCGCTCCCGGAAGCGGCCCCGGACCAGGCCCAGGCCGACTCGCTCACCGTCTACTTGGTCATCGCCTTGGCCTCTGTGTCCTCGCTCTTCCTCTTCTCGGTGCTGCTGTTTGTGGCGGTGCGGCTGTGCAGGAGGAACAGGGCGGCCTTGGGGGGTCGCTGCTCGGTGCCTGAGGGCCACTTTCCTGGCCATCTGGTGGACGTCAGCGGCACCGGGACCCTGTCCCAGAGCTATCAGTATGAGGTGTGTCTGACGCGAGGTTCAGGGACCAAGGAGTTCAAATTTCTGAAGCCAATTTTATCCAATTTCCAGGGCCATTCCCCTGGGTCAGAAATTCAAGAAAGCTCCAACTTTACAAATGACTTTGGTTTCAACATTCAGTTAAAATAA
- the PCDHB16 gene encoding protocadherin beta-16: MEIGWMHNQKQRQVLVFFVLLSMPAGVGAELGPYSIVEETERGSFVANLRKDLGLELTEMSTRGVRIISQGNKEHLQLAVQTGDLLINEKLDREELCGPAEPCVLHFQVLMEKPLEIFQAELRVRDINDHSPVFTEKEMLLKIPENSPLGNAFPLNNAVDLDVGSNNVQNYKISSNSHFRVLTQERRDGRKYPELVLDKELDREEEPELRLILTALDGGSPPRSGTAKVRIEIVDTNDNAPEFEQPIYKVQIPEDRPIGSLVVTVVARDLDSGVNGKISYTLFQPSDDMSKTLEVNPTTGEIRLRKQVDYETVLSYEVDIKATDGGGLSGKCTLLLQVVDVNDNPPEVTMSALTSPIPENSPETVVAVFSVSDPDSGQNGKTISSIQEDLPFLLKPSVKNFYTLTTKRALDREARAQYNITITVTDLGTPRLKTQLNITVLISDVNDNAPVFFQTSYTLLVPENNSPALHIGSVSATDRDSGTNAQVTYSLLTPQDPHLPLASLVSINADNGHLFALRSLDYEALQAFEFRVGATDRGSPALSSEALVRVVVVDDNDNSPFVLYPLQNGSAPCTELVPRAAEAGYLVTKVVAVDGDSGQNAWLSFQLLKATEPGLFSVWAHNGEVRTARPLSERDAAKHRLVVLVKDNGEPPLSATVTLHVLLVDGFSQPYLPLPEAAPDQAQADSLTVYLVIALASVSSLFLFLVLLFVAVRLCRRNRAALGGRCSVPEGHFSGHLVDVSGTGTLSQSYQYEVCLMDGSGTNEFKFLKPIIPNLPPQCAGKEIEENSNFHNSFGFNY, translated from the coding sequence ATGGAGATTGGATGGATGCACAATCAGAAACAAAGGCAAGTcctagttttctttgttttgctgagCATGCCTGCTGGAGTGGGCGCCGAGTTGGGGCCGTATTCCATAGTGGAAGAAACGGAGAGAGGTTCTTTTGTGGCAAATCTAAGGAAAGACCTCGGATTGGAGTTGACAGAGATGTCCACCCGGGGGGTCCGGATCATTTCCCAGGGGAACAAGGAGCATTTGCAGCTCGCAGTTCAAACTGGGGATTTGCTTATAAACGAGAAACTAGATCGAGAGGAACTATGTGGTCCTGCTGAGCCATGTGTACTACATTTCCAAGTGTTAATGGAAAAACCATTAGAAATATTTCAGGCTGAGCTGAGGGTGAGAGATATAAATGACCATTCTCCTGTgtttactgaaaaagaaatgcttcttaAAATTCCGGAAAACAGTCCTCTAGGAAATGCATTTCCTCTGAATAATGCTGTAGACTTGGATGTGGGAAGCAATAATGTTCAAAACTACAAAATCAGCTCCAATTCCCATTTCCGAGTTCTAACCCAAGAACGCAGAGATGGCAGGAAATACCCAGAGCTGGTGTTGGATAAGGAGCTGGATCGGGAAGAGGAGCCTGAACTAAGATTAATCCTGACTGCGCTGGATGGCGGCTCACCGCCCCGGTCTGGGACAGCCAAGGTTCGTATTGAAATAGTGGACACCAATGATAACGCCCCTGAGTTTGAGCAGCCGATCTACAAGGTGCAGATTCCGGAGGACAGACCTATTGGCTCCCTGGTTGTCACTGTCGTCGCCAGGGATTTAGACAGTGGAGTCAATGGAAAAATATCCTACACACTCTTTCAGCCTTCAGATGATATGAGCAAAACTTTGGAGGTAAATCCTACGACAGGAGAAATTCGACTGAGAAAACAAGTAGATTATGAAACAGTACTGTCTTATGAAGTGGACATCAAGGCCACGGATGGGGGAGGTCTTTCAGGAAAGTGCACTCTTCTCCTGCAGGTCGTGGATGTGAATGATAATCCCCCAGAAGTGACCATGTCTGCACTCACGAGCCCCATCCCAGAGAACTCACCTGAGACAGTAGTTGCTGTTTTCAGTGTTTCGGATCCTGACTCCGGACAAAATGGCAAGACAATTTCCTCCATCCAGGAAgaccttccttttcttctaaaaCCTTCAGTCAAGAACTTTTACACTTTGACAACGAAGAGAGCACTCGACAGAGAAGCAAGAGCCCAATATAACATCACCATCACAGTCACAGACTTGGGGACACCCAGGCTTAAAACACAGCTCAACATAACCGTTCTGATCTCCGACGTCAATGACAATGCCCCTGTCTTCTTCCAAACCTCTTACACACTACTTGTCCCCGAGAACAACAGCCCCGCCCTGCACATCGGCAGCGTCAGCGCCACAGACAGAGACTCGGGCACCAACGCCCAGGTCACCTACTCGCTCCTGACGCCCCAGGACCCACACCTGCCCCTCGCCTCCCTGGTCTCCATCAACGCGGACAACGGGCACCTGTTCGCCCTCAGGTCGCTGGACTACGAGGCCCTGCAGGCGTTCGAGTTCCGCGTGGGCGCCACAGACCGAGGCTCCCCTGCGCTGAGCAGCGAGGCGCTGGTGCGCGTGGTGGTGGTGGACGACAACGACAACTCGCCCTTCGTGCTGTACCCGCTGCAGAACGGCTCTGCGCCCTGCACCGAGCTGGTGCCCAGGGCGGCAGAGGCCGGCTACCTGGTGACCAAGGTGGTGGCGGTGGATGGAGACTCGGGCCAGAACGCCTGGCTGTCGTTCCAGCTGCTCAAGGCCACGGAGCCCGGGCTGTTCAGCGTGTGGGCGCACAATGGCGAGGTGCGCACCGCCAGGCCGCTGAGCGAGCGCGACGCGGCCAAGCACAGGCTGGTGGTGCTGGTGAAGGACAATGGCGAGCCTCCGCTGTCTGCCACCGTCACGCTGCACGTGCTCCTGGTGGATGGCTTCTCCCAGCCCTACCTGCCGCTCCCGGAAGCGGCCCCGGACCAGGCCCAGGCCGACTCGCTCACCGTCTACTTGGTCATCGCCTTGGCCTCTGTGTCCTCGCTCTTCCTCTTCTTGGTGCTGCTGTTCGTGGCGGTGCGGCTGTGCAGGAGGAACAGGGCGGCCTTGGGGGGTCGCTGCTCGGTGCCTGAGGGCCACTTTTCTGGCCATCTGGTCGATGTCAGCGGCACGGGGACCCTGTCCCAGAGCTACCAGTATGAGGTGTGTCTGATGGATGGCTCCGGAACAAATGAGTTCAAGTTTCTGAAACCAATTATCCCCAACCTCCCGCCCCAATGCGCTgggaaagaaatagaggaaaattcTAACTTCCACAATAGCTTTGGATTTAATTATTGA